One Gemmatimonadota bacterium DNA window includes the following coding sequences:
- the speB gene encoding agmatinase produces the protein MTDSVKVGLLGVGFDANSTFRRGPAAAPPAIRAALGSESGNPYSETGMRVWPSDSVLDHGDLDVPNEKGTREPIDVIERGVRQALDETSRLVVLGGDHTVTYPVVRAFAAKHGRISLLHFDAHPDLYPDFEGNRYSHACPMARILEDGLVERLVQVGIRSFTPAQHDAAKRHNVEVIPAYSTGPVPALAFDTPVYISMDIDALDPGFAPGVSHPEPGGLSVRQVLEVVASMRAPYVVGGDVVELNPKLDRDGGTAIVAAKLACELLGRVILDGRAD, from the coding sequence ATGACGGATAGCGTGAAAGTCGGCCTGCTGGGGGTCGGTTTCGATGCGAACTCGACCTTTCGACGCGGTCCGGCCGCCGCGCCGCCTGCGATAAGGGCCGCCCTCGGATCGGAGTCAGGCAATCCATACTCTGAGACCGGCATGCGCGTGTGGCCGAGCGACAGCGTGCTCGACCACGGCGACCTCGACGTCCCAAACGAAAAGGGCACGCGGGAACCCATCGATGTCATTGAGCGTGGGGTCAGGCAGGCACTGGACGAAACGTCTCGGCTCGTCGTCCTGGGCGGCGATCATACAGTCACTTATCCCGTAGTTCGCGCTTTCGCCGCGAAACACGGCCGGATCAGCCTGCTGCACTTCGACGCGCACCCGGACCTGTATCCCGACTTCGAAGGCAACCGCTATTCTCACGCCTGCCCCATGGCCCGCATCCTGGAAGACGGCCTCGTCGAGCGGCTGGTCCAGGTCGGCATTCGCAGCTTCACGCCCGCGCAGCACGACGCGGCGAAGCGACACAACGTCGAGGTAATCCCCGCCTACTCGACCGGACCGGTTCCGGCGCTGGCGTTCGACACACCGGTCTACATCTCGATGGACATAGATGCGCTCGATCCCGGTTTCGCACCGGGCGTCTCCCATCCCGAACCGGGCGGCCTGAGTGTTCGCCAGGTGCTTGAGGTCGTTGCCTCAATGCGGGCGCCGTACGTGGTCGGCGGCGATGTGGTCGAGCTCAATCCCAAGCTGGACCGAGACGGCGGGACGGCGATCGTCGCCGCTAAACTGGCCTGTGAACTACTAGGGCGCGTCATCCTCGACGGGCGGGCGGATTGA
- a CDS encoding Gfo/Idh/MocA family oxidoreductase, producing the protein MDRIRIGVVGCGAIAQIQHLPHIAELRDRYELAGLCDASAKLVDFIGELYHVPERSRVSRYEDLLALDLDAVLLCFADPKTDAAVAALDAGKHVFIEKPMCYSVREADRIIGAAEASGKTLMVGYMKQHDPGYRFARDEVLAMPDIRFIQANHLHCGNDRHLSEYTLYAFDDIPGEVIERTGALRERAVRDAIGDVPEAARRIFFSLSGSMIHDISSLRGLFGPPDRVVSAEIWRGGSSVTTVLAYENDARCVATWTSLPELHDFRETLEVFGAGRRVGIRFPTGFDRGLPSPVTVQGMDGEQPWKKELVVNKQNAFKLELIHFHDCVVNGKPPITDGYGARQDHALCRDIVHAYLRANPS; encoded by the coding sequence ATGGATCGCATCAGGATCGGCGTGGTCGGCTGCGGCGCGATCGCCCAGATCCAGCACCTGCCCCATATCGCCGAACTTCGGGACCGCTACGAACTGGCCGGGCTCTGCGACGCGTCCGCGAAACTCGTTGACTTCATCGGCGAACTCTACCATGTGCCCGAGCGCAGCCGTGTCTCGCGGTACGAGGACCTCCTGGCGCTGGACCTGGACGCCGTACTGCTGTGTTTCGCCGACCCCAAGACCGACGCAGCCGTCGCTGCGCTGGACGCGGGCAAGCACGTGTTCATCGAAAAGCCCATGTGCTACTCGGTGCGGGAAGCGGACCGGATCATCGGGGCCGCCGAAGCTTCGGGCAAGACGCTGATGGTGGGGTACATGAAGCAGCACGATCCGGGGTACCGTTTCGCCCGGGACGAAGTACTTGCCATGCCCGATATCCGCTTCATTCAGGCCAACCACCTCCACTGCGGTAACGACCGCCACTTGAGTGAATACACGTTGTACGCCTTCGACGACATACCGGGCGAGGTAATCGAGCGCACAGGCGCCCTCCGAGAGCGCGCCGTCCGGGACGCCATCGGCGACGTGCCGGAGGCCGCACGAAGGATCTTCTTCTCGCTCTCCGGCAGCATGATCCACGACATCAGCAGCCTGCGTGGCCTCTTCGGTCCGCCGGACCGGGTGGTCAGCGCCGAAATCTGGCGGGGCGGATCGAGCGTGACGACGGTGCTGGCCTACGAGAACGACGCGCGGTGCGTGGCGACGTGGACCAGCCTGCCCGAACTGCACGATTTCCGGGAGACCCTGGAAGTCTTCGGCGCGGGACGGCGCGTGGGTATCCGTTTTCCCACGGGGTTCGACCGGGGACTGCCGTCGCCGGTCACGGTGCAGGGCATGGACGGCGAACAGCCCTGGAAAAAGGAACTCGTCGTCAACAAGCAGAACGCGTTCAAGCTGGAGCTGATCCACTTCCACGATTGCGTCGTGAACGGTAAACCACCCATCACCGACGGATACGGCGCGCGGCAGGACCACGCCCTTTGCCGCGACATCGTACACGCCTACCTGCGGGCCAACCCATCATGA
- a CDS encoding divalent metal cation transporter — MKLNFFQMLALMGPGIAVAATGVGAGDMISATNAGANFGTVLLWALVWGAVLKFALNEGVGRWQLATGTTLLEGWVERLGRPVQYFFLLYLLIWSFLVGGGLLSASGIAGHTVFPGLSVAQWGIIHALAACVMVWAGRFGFFLTVMKVLVGLMFVSFLISAWALRPDFGDILRGIALPTAPSGSVVAVLSVLGGVGGSLSVMCYGYWIREAGREGGEWLKGIRIDLGGAYLLTGFFGIAVMILGAQIRPEAVGIDIVLGMADRLETALGPFGRWSLYLGFWAAVITSVLGVWQGIPYLFADFMAMFKRASSEAREAMVRTDSRYYRGFLLFLTFPTMVLLLFDRPVSIVIIYTVVGAFFMPFLAGTLLYMNSKREWVGNLKTGWLLNVLLVLALVLFLYLGVNQLIDALG; from the coding sequence TTGAAACTGAACTTCTTCCAGATGCTCGCCCTCATGGGACCGGGGATCGCCGTCGCGGCCACGGGCGTTGGCGCCGGGGACATGATTTCGGCCACCAATGCCGGCGCGAATTTCGGCACGGTGCTGCTGTGGGCCCTCGTCTGGGGCGCCGTCCTCAAGTTCGCCCTGAACGAAGGGGTCGGACGCTGGCAGCTCGCGACGGGCACCACGCTCCTGGAAGGCTGGGTGGAGCGCCTCGGCAGGCCCGTACAGTATTTCTTCCTGCTCTATCTCCTCATCTGGTCCTTTTTGGTCGGCGGCGGGCTGCTTTCGGCCTCCGGCATAGCCGGCCACACGGTATTTCCAGGGCTCTCGGTCGCGCAATGGGGAATTATACACGCCCTGGCCGCGTGCGTCATGGTTTGGGCGGGCCGTTTCGGGTTCTTCCTGACCGTCATGAAGGTGCTCGTCGGCCTGATGTTCGTGAGCTTCCTGATAAGCGCCTGGGCGCTCCGCCCCGACTTCGGCGACATCCTGCGCGGCATCGCCCTGCCGACTGCACCGTCGGGTTCGGTGGTCGCCGTCCTGAGCGTCCTGGGCGGCGTGGGCGGCAGTCTGTCGGTCATGTGCTATGGGTACTGGATCCGGGAAGCCGGTCGCGAAGGTGGCGAGTGGCTCAAAGGTATACGGATCGATCTCGGCGGCGCCTATCTCCTGACGGGGTTCTTCGGCATTGCCGTCATGATTCTCGGCGCACAGATACGTCCTGAGGCCGTGGGCATCGATATCGTACTGGGCATGGCGGACCGGCTTGAAACGGCACTGGGGCCGTTCGGGCGGTGGTCCCTCTACCTGGGTTTCTGGGCCGCGGTCATCACCTCGGTGCTGGGGGTCTGGCAAGGCATCCCCTACCTGTTCGCCGATTTCATGGCGATGTTCAAAAGGGCGTCCAGCGAGGCCCGAGAGGCTATGGTCCGGACCGATTCCCGGTACTACCGCGGGTTCCTGCTGTTCCTGACCTTTCCGACCATGGTCCTGCTGCTTTTCGACCGGCCGGTTTCCATCGTCATCATCTACACGGTGGTCGGCGCCTTCTTCATGCCGTTCCTGGCCGGCACCCTGCTGTACATGAACTCGAAACGTGAATGGGTCGGAAACCTGAAGACGGGGTGGCTGCTGAACGTGCTCCTCGTCCTCGCGCTGGTTCTCTTCCTGTATCTCGGTGTCAATCAGTTGATCGACGCCCTGGGTTGA
- a CDS encoding helix-turn-helix domain-containing protein: MTHFGKHIRSRREALRKQERRFSLRQVAQRIEVEPAYLSKIERGDVAPPSEATTLKLARDLGEDPDVLLALAGKVSSDLQEIIRKRPKLFADLIRKMKEAPDHAILKIVREVRDGEW, from the coding sequence ATGACACATTTTGGTAAACACATCCGTTCCCGCCGCGAAGCCCTGCGGAAGCAAGAAAGGCGATTCTCCCTGCGCCAGGTGGCGCAGCGCATCGAGGTCGAACCGGCCTACCTGAGCAAGATCGAACGCGGCGATGTGGCGCCGCCCTCCGAGGCCACGACGCTCAAGCTGGCACGGGATTTGGGGGAGGACCCGGACGTGCTGTTGGCCCTGGCGGGCAAGGTGTCGAGCGATCTGCAGGAGATCATCCGCAAACGGCCGAAGTTATTCGCGGACTTGATCCGGAAGATGAAGGAGGCGCCCGATCACGCCATCCTCAAGATAGTTCGCGAAGTGCGGGACGGTGAATGGTAA
- a CDS encoding Gfo/Idh/MocA family oxidoreductase, protein MASPIGIGIIGMGWMGMVHGRAYHQVRQRFPESGLIPELVVCADDVANRCEQARNMLGFTRTTTDWRKVMDDPDVSVVNITAPNRLHLDMVRAAAKAGKHIFCEKPVGRSPAETAEIARTAAEAGVLTWVGYNYHWAPLVQHTRSLVADGVLGDITHYRGRFFAGYASHPDGVLSWRFRREDAGSGALGDLMSHVTDMAHLLAGPIRRVVGQKALIIEDRPVAPAGEGTHFSFGTGGQREPVTNEDYAGALVEFGNGARGTFEVCRVIQGTKCQMAFEIHGTHGAVRWDFERMNELQLYTVDGPHDGFVTLQSGPAYPGHVHFNPGPAVGLGYDDLKAIETFQFLQSIATGRQGEPGFNEARAVAEVLAAVERSWLSDRWETVQEIG, encoded by the coding sequence ATGGCCTCGCCGATCGGCATCGGCATCATCGGTATGGGCTGGATGGGCATGGTCCACGGCCGGGCCTACCACCAGGTCCGACAGCGCTTCCCCGAAAGCGGGCTGATTCCGGAACTAGTGGTCTGCGCGGACGACGTGGCGAACCGGTGCGAGCAAGCCCGGAACATGCTGGGATTTACCAGGACCACGACGGACTGGCGCAAAGTCATGGACGATCCCGATGTGTCCGTGGTCAACATCACCGCGCCAAACCGTCTCCACCTGGACATGGTCCGGGCCGCGGCGAAGGCGGGCAAGCATATCTTCTGCGAGAAACCCGTGGGCCGCTCTCCCGCGGAAACGGCCGAAATTGCCCGGACGGCCGCCGAAGCCGGCGTGCTGACCTGGGTGGGTTACAACTACCACTGGGCGCCGCTGGTGCAGCATACGCGCAGTCTCGTTGCCGACGGCGTGCTGGGCGATATAACCCACTATCGCGGCCGCTTTTTCGCGGGCTACGCGAGTCACCCCGACGGCGTGCTCTCGTGGCGCTTCCGAAGAGAGGATGCCGGAAGCGGAGCCCTTGGCGACCTCATGTCCCATGTAACCGACATGGCCCACCTGCTCGCGGGACCCATCAGGCGCGTGGTCGGACAGAAGGCGCTGATCATCGAAGACCGGCCCGTCGCGCCGGCCGGCGAAGGAACTCACTTTTCCTTCGGGACCGGCGGGCAACGCGAACCCGTGACGAATGAAGATTACGCCGGAGCGCTGGTGGAATTCGGGAACGGCGCCCGGGGGACCTTCGAAGTCTGCCGCGTGATCCAGGGGACGAAATGCCAGATGGCCTTCGAGATCCACGGCACGCATGGCGCGGTCCGGTGGGACTTCGAACGCATGAACGAATTGCAGTTGTACACGGTCGACGGACCGCACGACGGGTTCGTTACCCTGCAGAGCGGGCCGGCCTATCCCGGGCATGTCCACTTCAACCCCGGCCCGGCCGTGGGACTCGGATACGACGATCTCAAGGCGATCGAGACCTTTCAATTCCTGCAGTCCATTGCAACTGGCAGGCAGGGCGAGCCCGGCTTCAATGAAGCGCGGGCCGTGGCCGAGGTGCTGGCCGCGGTGGAGCGCTCCTGGTTGTCCGACCGCTGGGAAACGGTGCAGGAAATCGGCTGA
- the iolD gene encoding 3D-(3,5/4)-trihydroxycyclohexane-1,2-dione acylhydrolase (decyclizing) yields the protein MAYPHDKVRLTTAQAVVKYLSVQYSERDGVERRFIPAIFGIFGHGNVAGLGQALFEYGQDLTYHQPCNEQSMVHTASGYAKVNHRMATIACTASIGPGSTNMLSGAATATINRLPVLLLPSDYYATRYQGPVLQELEHPVSAEVSVNDCFRPVSRFFDRINRPEQLLTALPEAMRVLTDPADTGAVTISLPQDVQTHAYDYPAHFFNKRVWRVERRPPTKARVAEAVELLKGAKRPMIIAGGGVHYSEAWDALAAFAETCGIPVGETFGGKGAMRESSDWAIGGFGVTGTPAGARIAAEADLVIAVGTRLTDFSTGSQSAFTNPDVRFIGINVAGHDAYKQGALPVTADAREALTALAEAAREAGIRPDDTYKAEIGLHMEAYQKSLNEKVYVDHPGEAMSQARLIQTLNGEAREGDCVIAAAGSPPGDLHRLWDVTGGAACYLEFGFSCMGWELPAGLGTRMAGKHDEIYVYIGDGTYLMNPTELMTAMQEGLKVTVVISENHGYQIIRALQMARAGRSFGNEFRGRDAGSDRLEGEYLEIDFAANARSFGARAWHVKSPDELRKALREARSETRACVIVCETEKHRYLPPSDVWWDIASAEATNDPMTRKLREGYEAERRTSQRFHY from the coding sequence ATGGCATATCCCCACGATAAGGTCCGCCTGACCACGGCGCAGGCGGTGGTCAAGTACCTGTCCGTGCAGTACAGCGAGCGCGACGGCGTGGAGCGTCGTTTCATCCCCGCCATATTCGGCATATTCGGCCATGGGAACGTGGCCGGGCTGGGCCAGGCGCTTTTCGAGTACGGACAGGACCTGACCTACCACCAGCCCTGCAACGAGCAGTCCATGGTGCACACGGCCTCGGGTTACGCCAAGGTGAACCACCGCATGGCCACCATCGCGTGCACGGCATCTATCGGTCCGGGATCGACCAACATGCTGTCCGGCGCGGCCACGGCCACGATCAACCGTCTTCCCGTGCTCCTGCTGCCGTCCGACTACTACGCCACCCGGTACCAGGGCCCGGTGCTGCAGGAACTCGAGCACCCGGTGTCCGCCGAGGTCAGCGTCAACGACTGCTTCCGCCCGGTCAGCCGGTTCTTCGACCGGATCAACCGGCCCGAACAACTGCTTACCGCCTTGCCGGAAGCCATGCGCGTGCTCACCGACCCGGCGGATACGGGCGCGGTGACGATCTCGCTGCCCCAGGACGTGCAGACCCACGCCTACGACTACCCGGCCCACTTCTTCAATAAGCGGGTCTGGCGCGTGGAGCGCAGGCCGCCGACGAAGGCGCGTGTCGCGGAGGCGGTCGAACTGCTGAAAGGGGCGAAGCGGCCGATGATCATCGCGGGCGGCGGCGTCCACTATTCGGAAGCCTGGGACGCCCTCGCGGCCTTCGCCGAGACCTGCGGCATACCCGTGGGAGAGACCTTCGGCGGCAAGGGCGCCATGCGCGAATCCTCGGATTGGGCGATCGGAGGGTTCGGCGTGACCGGCACGCCGGCGGGCGCCAGAATCGCTGCCGAGGCCGACCTGGTCATCGCCGTGGGAACGCGACTGACCGATTTCTCCACGGGCTCGCAGTCGGCCTTTACGAATCCCGACGTCCGGTTCATCGGCATCAACGTGGCCGGACACGACGCCTACAAGCAGGGTGCCCTGCCGGTCACGGCCGACGCCCGGGAAGCGCTGACCGCCCTGGCCGAAGCCGCACGGGAGGCCGGCATCCGGCCCGACGACACGTACAAAGCGGAAATCGGCCTCCACATGGAGGCCTACCAAAAGTCGCTGAATGAAAAAGTATATGTCGACCATCCCGGCGAGGCCATGAGCCAGGCCCGGCTCATCCAGACCCTGAACGGCGAAGCCCGGGAAGGCGACTGCGTCATCGCCGCCGCCGGCAGCCCGCCGGGCGACCTGCACCGGCTCTGGGACGTGACGGGCGGCGCGGCCTGCTACCTGGAATTCGGTTTTTCGTGCATGGGATGGGAACTGCCGGCCGGACTGGGCACCCGCATGGCCGGGAAACACGACGAAATCTACGTCTACATCGGCGACGGGACCTACCTGATGAATCCCACCGAACTCATGACCGCCATGCAGGAGGGCCTCAAAGTGACCGTCGTCATCTCGGAGAACCACGGTTACCAGATCATCCGGGCCCTGCAGATGGCCCGGGCGGGCCGGTCGTTCGGCAACGAGTTCCGCGGACGGGACGCCGGTTCGGACCGCCTCGAAGGGGAGTACCTGGAGATCGATTTCGCGGCCAACGCCAGAAGTTTCGGCGCACGGGCATGGCACGTGAAGTCACCGGACGAGCTGCGGAAGGCGCTCAGGGAAGCCCGTTCGGAGACGCGGGCCTGCGTGATCGTGTGCGAGACCGAGAAACACCGCTACCTGCCGCCGTCCGACGTGTGGTGGGACATCGCGTCCGCCGAGGCGACCAACGATCCCATGACGCGGAAGCTGCGCGAGGGATACGAGGCCGAACGGCGCACGAGCCAGCGGTTTCACTACTAG
- a CDS encoding outer membrane beta-barrel protein, which produces MGLLRGLLRNLKMTDGMPATQSASIRPARRSASSVPATVRGAWRLLATALAFLITAVGTTQAQESKTGFYVGAFSGAGVMDVRSTDIDGFTGSQGVPGEIFEYDDTGFPTGVVAGRHFHLGRVPIRFEVDGAVVGLPSASRQMDPVGMDETATSELRWVGTARIGVRKSLGRAGVFLDGGVSVVGISNSFIDLDPGTDGQMQVDHDDSFDDQLTRVGWVVGTGIDMPVAGAWNIRFEGLYVDTGETDHQAPNRLDVNAGVCGPAGLPSPCRYGIDQRFALLRLILVRSIGR; this is translated from the coding sequence ATGGGATTGTTACGAGGTTTGTTACGAAATTTGAAGATGACGGATGGTATGCCAGCCACCCAATCCGCGTCTATCCGGCCAGCCAGACGTTCCGCGTCTTCCGTCCCAGCCACGGTTCGGGGCGCCTGGCGTTTGCTTGCGACGGCACTCGCATTCTTAATCACCGCCGTAGGAACCACGCAAGCCCAGGAAAGCAAGACCGGTTTCTACGTCGGCGCATTCTCGGGTGCTGGTGTAATGGACGTTCGTTCGACCGACATCGACGGTTTTACGGGATCTCAAGGCGTCCCCGGAGAGATTTTCGAGTACGACGACACTGGATTCCCGACCGGTGTCGTGGCAGGCCGGCACTTTCACCTGGGACGCGTGCCGATCCGGTTCGAAGTGGATGGCGCCGTCGTCGGGCTTCCGTCGGCTTCGCGGCAGATGGATCCCGTCGGAATGGACGAAACGGCCACGTCGGAATTGCGTTGGGTCGGGACGGCGCGCATTGGCGTTCGGAAATCACTCGGCCGAGCAGGCGTGTTCCTCGATGGCGGTGTGTCGGTTGTCGGCATATCGAATTCGTTCATCGATCTCGACCCGGGAACGGACGGCCAGATGCAGGTGGACCACGACGATTCATTCGACGATCAGTTGACGCGCGTCGGGTGGGTCGTGGGCACAGGAATCGATATGCCGGTGGCCGGCGCCTGGAACATCCGATTCGAAGGTCTGTACGTGGATACGGGAGAGACCGACCACCAGGCCCCGAACCGGCTTGACGTCAACGCAGGCGTCTGCGGACCTGCCGGTCTCCCGAGTCCTTGCCGCTATGGCATCGATCAACGGTTCGCCCTCCTCCGCCTGATCCTCGTTCGCAGTATTGGCCGGTGA
- a CDS encoding sugar phosphate isomerase/epimerase has protein sequence MKIVFCTLTLSGYRSPEAAERGYPLAEERKPVWDWLVRHGFNGIDLGETWFNFYDAPDEVLVELGEEARGHGLEIGGLTVLRKIITWPAPEEVRATNRGLLSRAVKAAQLAGAPLVNMSISPQPWEVGVREQDLRGQSDPVGSSMRARDEDYDEAAGVLRSLAREAEPEGTELTLELHQNSIVDTPEGMLRLIDRVGHPLIKANPDLGNFYFAYATPEGGWDDVCRMLATHTNFWHVKNIQRIYFQEEDRAQHINAPLGEGMIDYRRALRIMRDGGFDGYISIELATGADPFNAILSGKRYLDEMMRDEI, from the coding sequence ATGAAGATCGTCTTCTGTACCCTCACGCTGAGCGGCTATCGTTCACCAGAAGCCGCGGAACGGGGCTATCCCCTGGCCGAAGAGCGCAAGCCGGTGTGGGACTGGCTCGTCCGCCACGGATTCAACGGGATCGACCTGGGCGAGACCTGGTTCAATTTCTACGACGCGCCGGACGAAGTGCTCGTCGAGCTGGGCGAGGAGGCGCGGGGTCACGGACTCGAAATCGGCGGGCTGACCGTTCTGCGGAAGATCATCACCTGGCCGGCGCCCGAGGAGGTCCGGGCGACGAACCGGGGGTTGCTGTCCCGTGCGGTGAAAGCGGCCCAGCTCGCGGGCGCGCCGCTGGTCAACATGTCCATCTCGCCGCAACCCTGGGAAGTGGGCGTGCGCGAACAGGATCTCCGTGGACAGTCCGACCCGGTGGGCAGCAGCATGCGGGCGCGGGACGAGGACTACGATGAAGCCGCCGGCGTGCTACGGTCGCTGGCGCGGGAAGCCGAACCGGAGGGTACCGAACTGACCCTGGAACTTCACCAGAACAGCATCGTGGACACCCCGGAGGGCATGCTGCGGCTGATCGACCGGGTCGGCCATCCCCTGATCAAGGCGAATCCCGACCTCGGCAACTTCTACTTCGCCTACGCGACGCCCGAGGGTGGCTGGGACGACGTGTGCCGCATGCTCGCGACCCACACCAACTTCTGGCACGTCAAGAATATCCAGCGGATCTACTTCCAGGAAGAAGACCGCGCCCAGCACATCAACGCGCCCCTGGGCGAGGGCATGATCGACTACCGCCGGGCGCTTCGGATCATGCGTGACGGCGGCTTCGACGGGTACATCAGCATCGAGCTGGCCACGGGCGCCGATCCCTTCAACGCGATCCTGTCCGGCAAGCGGTACCTGGACGAAATGATGCGGGACGAGATTTGA
- a CDS encoding helix-hairpin-helix domain-containing protein, with translation MRLFIKQIQRTFAAASLVAMMGLPAERAAQDLDYSIDALIDREAADIDPEDIALLVSLRRDPLDINRADRTELEQLPWITPALAGAIVAWRERHGPFGSAGELARVPGFTADLVSRISPFVRAEDDHSFKTTGRLRLARSRTDRPEAPGNGILGVQADIGLGNRFKLGGRGERRDRGGETRWRSGYVEFGGSATYRRLILGYFEMDFGQGLIWRSHSIRPSTASLSASVKRRIRGLRPVRTTYASGARRGMAMRIDRRGFNLTGILSRADSGKWEPGGRLGWSRNSGLIGFSVLQSEGSLRVGADLDYLYGGTNLFGEVAIDDEGYQTVQGGMVWSMEGVEGGLTFHRQPEARFIEKTERAWQSLLLRWRPDRRTTLQLSVEPRLTYLELYRRSTFRFRRRMGRGVIASGVWRREMDERQATGSALLDTWRGQVAWRVPARVQWRARYERRGRSGLKPEHDLRLYMRYRSKDRFSLSAQWEYTLAGFPDPEDTMAGFPDPEDTASVFRANHRERWVILLYGPVGPGVSTLIRYTRTRQTRYDQLKVPLVETRWVLQLNARW, from the coding sequence ATGCGTCTGTTCATTAAACAAATACAGCGCACGTTTGCCGCCGCGTCCCTTGTGGCGATGATGGGCCTGCCTGCAGAACGGGCTGCCCAGGATCTCGACTACTCGATCGATGCGCTGATCGACCGGGAAGCCGCCGATATCGATCCGGAGGACATCGCGCTGTTGGTATCGCTGCGGCGCGACCCGCTCGATATCAACCGGGCGGACCGTACCGAGCTGGAACAACTCCCGTGGATCACGCCAGCCCTCGCCGGCGCGATCGTGGCCTGGCGGGAAAGACACGGCCCCTTCGGCAGCGCCGGGGAGCTTGCACGAGTTCCGGGATTCACGGCGGACCTCGTTTCTCGGATCAGTCCTTTCGTTCGGGCGGAGGACGATCACAGTTTTAAGACCACCGGACGCCTGCGCCTGGCGCGAAGCCGCACCGACCGTCCCGAAGCGCCGGGAAACGGCATCCTGGGTGTGCAGGCGGATATTGGACTGGGAAACAGGTTCAAGCTGGGAGGCCGGGGCGAACGCCGGGACCGGGGCGGCGAAACCAGGTGGCGGTCCGGATACGTGGAATTCGGCGGTTCGGCTACTTACCGCAGGCTGATCCTCGGATACTTTGAAATGGATTTCGGCCAGGGACTGATATGGCGCAGCCATTCGATCCGGCCCTCCACGGCCAGTCTCAGCGCGTCGGTGAAACGCCGCATCCGTGGCCTGAGGCCCGTGCGAACGACCTATGCATCCGGCGCCCGGCGCGGCATGGCTATGCGGATTGACCGACGCGGTTTCAACCTTACGGGGATCCTCTCGCGGGCCGATTCGGGCAAATGGGAACCCGGCGGCCGCCTGGGTTGGAGCCGGAACAGTGGGTTGATCGGTTTCTCGGTCCTGCAATCGGAAGGTAGCCTGCGCGTTGGTGCGGACCTGGACTACCTCTACGGTGGTACGAACCTGTTCGGCGAGGTGGCCATTGACGACGAGGGATACCAGACCGTTCAGGGAGGCATGGTCTGGAGCATGGAGGGCGTGGAAGGCGGGCTGACCTTCCACCGCCAGCCGGAAGCCAGGTTCATCGAGAAAACCGAAAGGGCATGGCAGAGCCTGCTTCTGCGCTGGCGGCCGGATCGCCGGACGACACTACAATTGAGCGTTGAACCCCGGTTGACCTACCTGGAACTGTACCGGCGCAGCACCTTTCGATTTCGCCGAAGAATGGGGCGCGGTGTCATAGCCTCCGGAGTGTGGCGCCGTGAAATGGATGAGCGGCAGGCCACCGGATCGGCCCTGCTGGATACCTGGCGGGGACAGGTGGCCTGGCGCGTGCCGGCTCGGGTCCAATGGCGGGCCCGCTACGAGCGGCGCGGCCGGTCCGGTTTGAAGCCCGAACACGATCTGCGGCTGTACATGCGGTATCGATCCAAAGACCGCTTCAGCCTGTCCGCGCAGTGGGAATACACCCTGGCCGGATTTCCCGATCCGGAGGACACGATGGCCGGGTTTCCCGATCCGGAGGACACGGCCTCCGTGTTCAGAGCTAATCACCGCGAGAGATGGGTTATTCTGCTATACGGACCGGTCGGACCGGGCGTTTCAACCCTGATTCGCTACACGCGGACTCGCCAGACCCGTTACGATCAACTCAAGGTACCCCTCGTCGAAACACGGTGGGTTCTGCAGTTGAATGCCCGGTGGTGA